A region from the Brassica napus cultivar Da-Ae chromosome C8, Da-Ae, whole genome shotgun sequence genome encodes:
- the LOC106415165 gene encoding dirigent protein 18-like produces the protein MTKHSLFSLSISVFLIVALFTATTALDPAPEDPIFELYMHDVLGGSSPTARPITGLLGNIYNGQVPFAKQIAFVPPENGVAIPNANGAMPTVNGINGIPLGTGLSGTAFSGQNLNGIQTQLGPDGLSLGFGTITVIDDIITSGPDLGSQPLGKAQGVYVASSADGSTQMMAFTAMLEGGEYNDNLNFYGIYRIGSAMSHLSVTGGTGRFKNACGFAEVRPLIPAGQHFVDGAEMLLRIIVHLKY, from the coding sequence ATGACCAAACACTCACTATTCTCACTTTCAATATCAGTGTTTCTCATAGTTGCTCTTTTTACTGCAACAACCGCACTCGACCCTGCACCTGAAGACCCGATTTTCGAACTGTACATGCATGATGTACTTGGCGGAAGCAGTCCAACAGCAAGACCAATCACCGGTTTGCTTGGAAACATCTACAACGGTCAAGTACCGTTTGCTAAGCAGATTGCTTTTGTTCCGCCAGAAAACGGTGTAGCCATACCAAATGCAAATGGCGCAATGCCAACGGTCAACGGTATCAACGGTATTCCTCTAGGTACTGGTTTATCCGGTACAGCGTTTTCAGGTCAGAATCTGAACGGGATTCAGACACAGTTGGGTCCTGATGGTCTGAGTCTCGGCTTTGGGACGATCACGGTGATCGACGACATAATCACATCCGGTCCTGACTTGGGTTCCCAACCACTTGGTAAAGCTCAGGGGGTTTATGTTGCAAGCTCAGCAGATGGAAGCACACAGATGATGGCTTTCACAGCTATGCTTGAAGGTGGAGAGTACAATGATAATCTCAATTTCTACGGAATTTATAGAATTGGAAGCGCCATGTCGCATCTGTCTGTGACTGGGGGAACCGGAAGGTTTAAGAACGCTTGTGGGTTTGCGGAGGTAAGGCCACTGATTCCTGCAGGTCAACACTTTGTTGATGGAGCAGAGATGCTGTTGAGGATCATTGTCCATCTTAAGTACTGA